The DNA segment CAACCACAAGGATATAAACTTCAAATAAAACAAAGACAATCAACTGTTAAGTTACAATTTTATAACATACCGCAATAAATGATTATTATCAACAAATAAAAAAAGGCTATTTTTCTTTGTTAAATTTTTAAATTATCTTTTATTTTTAATTGCATTTAATTTTATAAAAAACAAAAAAAAGCCTTGTATTTAATAAGGCTTTTAAAATAGAAAGAATATTTAATATATGACTTAAGTTACTACTTAATAGCTTCAACTTTAATTTTTAATATCATATTATCAACCATCCCTTCTTTAACTAAAAAGTCTACGTCCCAATCCAAACGTTTAATGGTTGTTTAAAAATTCCCCCACAAACAGGTGCATTAAATAACTAAGGGCTGACGACGAGAACACGTCAAGGATAAGCTACAATTTTCATTGTTAAACTTGGAGCATCTAGCGGTTATGCTCTTACTCGTAAAGCTGGATCAAGACCTTCACTAATTACAGCAACAGGACACGAGAGTTTAATGGTGTCAGTTAGGTGGTTTTGTGCTGGACAAATAACGTATCAGTTATTCAGCTATTGTTAATAACATTATAATCACATAGGTTAATAAAATTAAAACGACCTAAAATAATAACATAATCCTTTATAACATTATGAATTTAATATTATAAATGTGATACGAGATAAATTTACATACCATAATTATATTTTATTTCCACCTATCATTGAATTTAGTTTTTATTATTAACATTTAGTTATAATAAAAATAATTACAAAAACAACAATAAAAACATAAAGATAAATAATTACCCCGTATTTTAATAACATTAAGTTACATAAAATTTCTTATTTTAAAATTAAGTTAATAAATAATTTTATTTTTATGACACTAATCAATGAATATTTAATAATATGTTAATAAAATTGCCTTCAATAAAAATACTTATTAGCTTTACTTTTTACTTCCGATTATTTATTTAACCTGCAACCTAATGGAATAACCTGATGAATAAATTAACTCCATTACGACCTATACCGACATTAATCGCCGTTTCTATTACTCTTATTATCTGGTTTCTTATCCCCGTACCACAAGGGGTTGATCCCAATGCTTGGCATTTATTAGCGCTCTTTGTCGGCACTATTGCCGCCATTATTGGTAAAGCACTTCCTATCGGTGCTGTTTCTATTATTGCTATCGCATTAGTCGCTGTTACAGGTGTCACTAATCCTCATTCAACTAAAGCCGCTATTGGTGACGCATTAAGTGGATTTTCCAATGATCTTATCTGGTTAATTGGTATTTCCATTATGGTATCCATGAGTCTAAATAAAACAGGGCTAGGTGCTAGAATTGGTTATTATTTTATTTCCCTTTTTGGAAAAAGAACCATTGGAATAGCCTATTCATTAGCAATTGCCGAAACAATATTAGCCCCTGTAACACCAAGTAATACCGCTCGTGGTGGTGGGATCATTCACCCAATTATGCGATCAATTTCAGATAGTTTTAACTCTAAGGCGGAAGATGGTACAAGTGGTAAAATAGGCCGTTACCTCTCTTTAGTGAACTACAATATAAATCCAATTACTTCTGCCATGTTTATTACGGCAACAGCGCCTAATCCGCTAATTGTCAGTTTAATTATTAGTGAAACAGATCCTACACATGAGCTTAGTTGGTCTATGTGGGCAATTGCGGCTTTTGTGCCAGCTATCGTTTCATTAATTTTAATGCCTATTGTTATCTATCTACTTTATAAGCCTGAAATAACTAGTACGCCAAATGCCCCTCATTTTGCCAAAGAGCGTTTAGCGCAATT comes from the Proteus appendicitidis genome and includes:
- a CDS encoding anion permease translates to MNKLTPLRPIPTLIAVSITLIIWFLIPVPQGVDPNAWHLLALFVGTIAAIIGKALPIGAVSIIAIALVAVTGVTNPHSTKAAIGDALSGFSNDLIWLIGISIMVSMSLNKTGLGARIGYYFISLFGKRTIGIAYSLAIAETILAPVTPSNTARGGGIIHPIMRSISDSFNSKAEDGTSGKIGRYLSLVNYNINPITSAMFITATAPNPLIVSLIISETDPTHELSWSMWAIAAFVPAIVSLILMPIVIYLLYKPEITSTPNAPHFAKERLAQLGPISLPEKITLAVFALLLIMWAGVPALLFGDGFSINATTAAFIGLSILLCTGVLNWDDILKNKGAWDTVVWFSALVMMASFLGKLGLIKWLSLSVGASIDSMGISWVSGMVLLVLIYVYSHYFFASTTAHITAMFAAFYAAGLALGAPPMLLGLILAFSSSLMMSLTHYGTGTAPIIFGSGYATLGEWWKTGFVMSVVNLIIWITLGSVWWKVLGYW